The following are encoded together in the Leptidea sinapis chromosome 29, ilLepSina1.1, whole genome shotgun sequence genome:
- the LOC126973287 gene encoding gastrula zinc finger protein XlCGF49.1-like: MSGDVQNGSSQPEDLEPLLETQEPIEVLVKCELIEVSDEEEELPKKKKRKRTVPKEPVQCSTCGKAFQTGYELKKHVRTHTGERPYMCPECGKTYTQPGHLSIHALSHTGVKNFNCTECGSSFYRKADLDRHEKIHTGEKPFQCDVCSKSFTQKNNMVMHYKTHIGDKPHECMVCGKRFITRSKLMQHSKKHEKDKKKKGFL, encoded by the exons ATGTCAGGTGATGTGCAAAATGGCTCATCACAGCCAGAAGATCTGGAGCCTCTGTTAGAAACCCAGGAACCTATTGAGGTGCTGGTCAAATGTGAGCTCATTGAAGTCTCTGATGAAGAAGAGGAACTCCCAAAAAA aaaaaaaagaaaacggaCAGTCCCAAAAGAGCCAGTGCAGTGTTCTACTTGCGGGAAGGCTTTCCAAACTGGTTATGAGCTGAAGAAACATGTCCGTACACATACTGGCGAAAGACCCTACATGTGTCCGGAGTGCGGTAAGACTTATACACAGCCGGGACACCTGAGTATCCATGCTCTCTCCCACACTGGAGTGAAGAACTTCAACTGCACAGAGTGTGGATCGTCTTTCTACAGGAAAGCAGACCTGGACCGACACGAGAAGATCCACACGGGAGAAAAGCCTTTCCAGTGTGATGTCTGTTCGAAAAGCTTCACCCAGAAGAACAATATGGTGATGCACTACAAGACGCATATCGGTGATAAGCCTCATGAGTGCATGGTTTGCGGCAAGAGGTTTATCACCCGCAGTAAGCTGATGCAGCATTCCAAGAAGCATGAGAAGGATAAGAAGAAAAAaggatttttataa